GCGATGACCAGGACCTCGCACTCCAGCAACCGCACAAGGTGGTCGAGGTCGGACAGCGTGCCGCTCAATGGAAGCACCCCGGTGCCCTCGCGGGACGGAGCGTCGACGCAGCCGACGAACCGCAGACCGTACTGCGGGTAGCGGCGCAGCAGCCGGGCGAGTTCGACACCGATCGGCCCACCGCCGACGATGATCGCGTTGTGCTCCGCCCACCGCCGCTTGCGGGACAGGACGGTGAACGCCCTGCTGGCCGCGCGCCCGAGGATCACGAGCGCCGCCGACAGCGCGACACCCCGCATGAACCCGCCCACGTACGCCACCGAGGAGTGGCGCTCCGCCGCGATGATGGCCACCACTGCGGCCGAGGCGAGCAGTCGCCCACCGAGGCTCGGCAGTTCGTCCAGAATGCTCACGTGACGGCGGGGCCGGTAGAGACCGCCGACCGCGAAGAAGGCCACCGTCAGGACGGCGTTGGCCAGGGTCCCGCGCCAGTAGTTGTGCGTCAGCAGCAGCGGAGCGATCAGCGCGACGGCGTCGACGGGCGCGATCATCATCCACGCCCGCAGCCACCGGGTCCGCGACGAGGTGCTGGACCTGGCGTACGGCAGGACGGCGGTCGTGCTGAGGCCGGGCGCCTCTGCATGGGCCTCCGGCTCCCGGGCTTGAACGACGGGTGGGGCACCGTAGTGACGGGCCCCGTCGCCCGGAAGGCTGGACTGCCCTTCGCCGACGTGCGGCGTGGGCGAATGGCTGGTCGCCGATTGGCCTGACATGTGTGGACCTCCCCGTGAACGCCCCGGTCAGACATCACGACCAGAAGGGCGACCGAACTTTACGATCGGCAGGGGCGCGCCACCATGGCCAGCAAGCCAGTTCCTTGTCCTACTTTGCGGCGGACAGAATCTCCGGCACGTTGTCGTTGCGTACCGCGTTGAACACCCGCGTGGCCTTTTCCTTGTCGGCGAGGACGACGCTCTCGTTGCCGATCTGACCCGTGCCCTTCGTGGGGCAGGTGAGGAACGTCAGGTTGCCGCTGCGCAGTTCGCGAAGCTCGGCCGCGAGGTCCAGCAGGTTCAGGGACTTGTCCACCGCCACCGCGTCCGCCGTCGCCTTGACGAAGGAGTTCAGCTTGGCCGGGTTGGCGAGCGTCCCGCCCGACGCCGCCTTGTCCAGGATCGCCTTGATCACCTGCTGCTGGTGGCGGATCCGGGCGAAGTCGCCATCGGCGAAGGCGTGGCGTTCGCGTGCGTAGTCGAGCGCCGCTGCCCCGTCCATCTTCTGCGGGCCGGCGTTGAACGTCCGGCTGCCGTTGAGCGCGTACAGCGTGGTGAAGCCCTTCTCCACGTCCACGTTGATGCCACCGAGCGCGTCGACGATCTCCTTGAAGCCTCCGAAGTCGACCATCGTCACGTGGTCGACGCGGACGCCGGTGAACTTCTCGACGGTCTGCACCATCAACGGAACGCCACCCCACGCGAACGATGCGTTGATCTTCGCGTCCCGGCCACCCCGCCCCTGCGGGGACTTTGGCACGTTCACCCAGGTGTCCCGGGGGATCGAGATGAGCTGCGCGCTCGACCGGTCCTTCGGGAGGTGGGCCAGGATGATCGTGTCGGTGCGGGAGCCGGAGTCGTTCTCCGGGTCACGCGAGTCACTGCCGAGAATCATGATGTTCATGGCGCCCTTGGCGGTCTCGACCACCTGCGGGCGCTCGGCCTCCGGCACCTCCCCGAAAGCGTCGACTCGCTCGATCCCGGAGTTGATAGAGCGGAAGTAGAGCCCTCCGGCGACCATTCCGGCACCGCCGAGCAACGCCAGGACCACGAAGGTGATCAGTACGACCTTGCGCCACCGGCGACGCCGCGGAGGCGCCTCCTCGGTCGGCTCCGGTGGCGACTGCGCCTCAATGAACTGAGTCTCGGGCTCCGCGTACTCCTGGCGATACTGCATGGTCGCGATGCTACTAATTGCTGCTCCGGCGCCGTACCCCCCGTCCGTGCCATACGGGTCCATTTCCGGACCGAAAATTTCTTCGACCATCGGTCACGTGAACCTGGTATGAAGCTGCCGTGGACGCCACTCAGTTGCGCCGAGCCATCGCCCGTACTCCCCTCGCACCCGTCGCTGCCTTCCCCAAGCGGCTTGCCCGGGTCGCCCGCCACGACGCCAAGGTGCTCCGCATCTCGGCCCGGTGGCTGGTCACCTCTCGGGAGCACCACAACTACACGTACGAGCTGACCAAGCTCAGCCGCCACCACCTGTCCTGGTTCGTCAGCGTGGTCTGCGACCGGCCCGTCAAGGAGGTCCGCGGGTGGCTCGACGAGATCGAGTCAGACCACGCGCTGCGCCAGCACATCGAGCAGGCCACCGCCGCTGCCTCCCGCCGTGGCCTCGCGGACAAGCAGGTCCACTACGCCCGGCGGATCGGCTGGTACGCGATCGTGCGGGCCACCCGCCCCGCACACGTGGTGGAGACCGGCGTCGACAAGGGGTTGGGCAGTTGCGTCCTGGCTGCCGCCCTGCTGCGTAACGCGCAGGAGGGTCATCCGGGCCGGGTCACCTCGCTGGACATCAACCCGGAGGCTGGCTACCTGGCCGCCAGCGCGCCCTGGTCCGAGGTGGTCGACCTGGTGATCGGCGACTCGATCGCCTCGATCGGGGCGCTGGACCGCCCGGTCGACCTGTTCCTGCACGACAGCGACCACAGCCGGGCCCACGAGAAGCGCGAGTTCGACGCGGTGGAGCCGAAGCTCGCCCCCGGCGCGATCCTGCTCACCGACAACGTCACCAGCACCAACGTGCTCGCCGAGCACGCCGAGCGCACCGGGCGGCGGTTCCTCGCCTACCGGGAGAGCCCCGCCAACCACTGGTACCCGGGCGACGGCATCGGCGTGGCATGGTAGCCGGGTGCGGCTGACATCGATTCACACGTACCCCGTCAAGGGTTGTCACCGGCTCGACCACGACGGCGCGTTCGTGCAGCCGTGGGGGCTGGCCGGTGACCGGCGCTGGATGGTGGTGGACGCCAACGGTGTCGGCGTCACCCAGCGCGAGACCACCCGGCTGGTCGGCCTGCGTGCCACCGTGCGCCCGGGAGGTCTCTCGCTGCGCGCCGACGGGCAGCCCGACCTCG
The nucleotide sequence above comes from Micromonospora sp. NBC_00389. Encoded proteins:
- a CDS encoding sugar transferase, producing the protein MSGQSATSHSPTPHVGEGQSSLPGDGARHYGAPPVVQAREPEAHAEAPGLSTTAVLPYARSSTSSRTRWLRAWMMIAPVDAVALIAPLLLTHNYWRGTLANAVLTVAFFAVGGLYRPRRHVSILDELPSLGGRLLASAAVVAIIAAERHSSVAYVGGFMRGVALSAALVILGRAASRAFTVLSRKRRWAEHNAIIVGGGPIGVELARLLRRYPQYGLRFVGCVDAPSREGTGVLPLSGTLSDLDHLVRLLECEVLVIADPDCDESTLMETLLRPRSSHCDLWAVSRLWGSRSHSGYPDHIGAFPIVKIGDISLTGPRWAIKRASDMLFAAVALILLSPVLLLCTIATFIDGGRGIFFYQERIGRYGKPFKVIKFRSMRPVNEQESQTNWSIAHDRRVGPIGRFMRRTSLDELPQLWNILRGDMSVVGPRPERPYFVEKFSAEYPNYAARHRVPVGLTGLAQVSGLRGDTPISDRARFDNYYIENWSLWLDVKVVLRTVAEVFRAGGR
- a CDS encoding LCP family protein; this translates as MQYRQEYAEPETQFIEAQSPPEPTEEAPPRRRRWRKVVLITFVVLALLGGAGMVAGGLYFRSINSGIERVDAFGEVPEAERPQVVETAKGAMNIMILGSDSRDPENDSGSRTDTIILAHLPKDRSSAQLISIPRDTWVNVPKSPQGRGGRDAKINASFAWGGVPLMVQTVEKFTGVRVDHVTMVDFGGFKEIVDALGGINVDVEKGFTTLYALNGSRTFNAGPQKMDGAAALDYARERHAFADGDFARIRHQQQVIKAILDKAASGGTLANPAKLNSFVKATADAVAVDKSLNLLDLAAELRELRSGNLTFLTCPTKGTGQIGNESVVLADKEKATRVFNAVRNDNVPEILSAAK
- a CDS encoding class I SAM-dependent methyltransferase, with protein sequence MDATQLRRAIARTPLAPVAAFPKRLARVARHDAKVLRISARWLVTSREHHNYTYELTKLSRHHLSWFVSVVCDRPVKEVRGWLDEIESDHALRQHIEQATAAASRRGLADKQVHYARRIGWYAIVRATRPAHVVETGVDKGLGSCVLAAALLRNAQEGHPGRVTSLDINPEAGYLAASAPWSEVVDLVIGDSIASIGALDRPVDLFLHDSDHSRAHEKREFDAVEPKLAPGAILLTDNVTSTNVLAEHAERTGRRFLAYRESPANHWYPGDGIGVAW